Proteins from a single region of Urocitellus parryii isolate mUroPar1 chromosome 4, mUroPar1.hap1, whole genome shotgun sequence:
- the LOC144254539 gene encoding eukaryotic translation initiation factor 1 codes for MSAIQNLHSFDPFADASKGDDLLPAGTEDYIHIRIQQRNGRKTLTTVQGIADDYDKKKLVKAFKKKFACNGTVIEHPEYGEVIQLQGDQRKNICQFLVEIGLAKDDQLKVHGF; via the coding sequence ATGTCCGCTATCCAGAACCTCCACTCTTTCGACCCCTTTGCTGATGCAAGTAAGGGTGAtgacctgcttcctgctggcACTGAGGATTATATCCATATAAGAATTCAACAGAGAAACGGCAGGAAGACCCTTACTACTGTCCAAGGGATCGCTGATGATTACGATAAAAAGAAACTAGTGAAGGCGTTTAAGAAGAAATTTGCCTGCAATGGTACTGTAATTGAGCATCCAGAATATGGAGAAGTAATTCAGCTACAGGGTGACCAGCGCAAGAACATATGCCAGTTCCTGGTAGAGATTGGACTGGCTAAGGACGATCAGCTGAAGGTTCATGGGTTTTAA